One Sphingomonas endolithica DNA segment encodes these proteins:
- the rsmG gene encoding 16S rRNA (guanine(527)-N(7))-methyltransferase RsmG, giving the protein MTEDDARDWIEQRYGAAALARLRLFADMVVEESGNQNLIAASTIDHLWVRHMLDSAQLVPLAAAASAGTWLDIGTGAGFPGIVTALLSGTETRLIEPRRRRAAFLDHVVERLGLQHQISVAAIKVEAEVLKASVISARAVSQIDALLNSARHCASKETIWLLPKGKTAREEVAQAQRSWHGVFHVEQSATDPESLIVIASKVSRR; this is encoded by the coding sequence ATGACCGAGGATGACGCTCGCGACTGGATCGAGCAACGATATGGCGCGGCCGCGCTCGCGCGGTTGCGTCTCTTTGCCGACATGGTGGTCGAGGAGTCCGGCAACCAGAACCTTATTGCCGCCTCGACGATCGATCATCTGTGGGTCAGGCATATGCTCGATTCTGCGCAGCTGGTGCCGCTTGCGGCCGCCGCATCGGCAGGAACCTGGCTGGACATTGGAACCGGCGCAGGGTTTCCGGGGATCGTGACGGCGCTCTTGTCGGGAACTGAGACGCGTCTGATTGAACCACGCCGTCGGCGTGCGGCCTTCCTGGACCATGTTGTGGAGCGTCTGGGGTTACAGCATCAGATCAGCGTCGCCGCCATAAAGGTCGAGGCCGAGGTGTTGAAGGCGAGTGTCATCTCGGCGCGGGCAGTGTCACAGATCGACGCCCTGCTTAATTCCGCGCGGCATTGCGCCTCCAAAGAGACCATCTGGCTCCTGCCGAAAGGCAAGACCGCGCGAGAAGAGGTAGCGCAAGCGCAGCGTTCATGGCATGGAGTGTTCCACGTGGAACAAAGTGCTACGGACCCAGAATCTCTCATCGTAATCGCCAGCAAGGTGTCTCGTCGATGA
- the leuS gene encoding leucine--tRNA ligase, with translation MASRFNALKADAAWQGVWDQRSTFAARDDSPKPRSYVLEMFPYPSGRIHMGHVRNYTMGDVLARYRRMIGHEVLHPMGWDAFGMPAENAAMEKGVHPGRWTRANIATMKAQLKRLGFALDWTRELATCEPDYYGHEQALFLDLFKAGLVYRKESAVNWDPVDMTVLANEQVIDGRGWRSGALVERRKLSQWFLKITDFADELLDGLDALDQWPDKVKLMQGNWIGRSQGLTFSFKLSDGEKVDVFTTRPDTMFGSSFVAVAADHPIARKLAETNAEAAAFIDLCKRGGTTAAELETQEKLGFATGITATHPLDPTWQLPVYIANFVLMEYGTGAVFGVPAHDQRDLDFARKYRLPVKRVVSDGPIEDPVFVGNEAWTGPGTLVNSHFLDGMDIEDAKRIVIERAESDGWGKGSTVFRLRDWGVSRQRYWGTPIPIIHCDKCGAVPVPREQLPVVLPEDVSFDVPGNPLDRHTGWNQVDCPSCGGAGRRETDTLDTFVDSSWYFIRFASQPKDRPFDRAVAEKWLPVGQYIGGVEHAILHLLYARFWTRALKHIGHLDVAEPFAGLFTQGMVTHETYSRTVETLGTDGVDVIAKPLWLAPDDIERRDDGVFDRATGDAVTVGRVEKMSKSKKNTVDPEPIVDQYGADAVRWFMLSDSPPERDLPWSESGIEGCWRFIQRLWRLFDGERSDGSGRDAALDRKLHQTIAGIALDIEALGFNKAVAKLYALVNDIEKAKPSASRDTAIATLMRLVAPMAPHLAEEAWSLAGNDGLIADAPWPEVDPALLVEDEVTIALQVNGKLRDTVKVAKGTPKDAMEALALANVNVQRVLDGAMPKKIVVVPDRLVNLVA, from the coding sequence ATGGCGTCGCGCTTCAATGCGCTGAAGGCGGACGCGGCGTGGCAGGGGGTGTGGGATCAACGCTCCACCTTCGCCGCGCGTGACGACAGCCCCAAGCCCCGTTCGTATGTGCTCGAGATGTTTCCGTACCCGTCGGGGCGGATCCACATGGGCCATGTGCGCAACTACACGATGGGCGACGTGCTGGCGCGCTATCGCCGCATGATCGGGCATGAAGTGCTCCATCCCATGGGCTGGGATGCGTTCGGCATGCCGGCCGAGAATGCCGCGATGGAAAAGGGCGTCCATCCCGGCCGCTGGACCCGCGCCAATATCGCGACGATGAAGGCGCAGTTGAAGCGGCTCGGTTTCGCGCTCGATTGGACGCGCGAACTGGCGACGTGCGAGCCGGATTATTACGGCCACGAACAGGCCTTGTTCCTCGATCTGTTCAAGGCCGGGCTCGTCTACCGCAAGGAATCGGCGGTCAATTGGGATCCGGTCGACATGACCGTATTGGCCAACGAGCAGGTGATCGACGGCCGCGGCTGGCGTTCGGGGGCGCTGGTCGAGCGGCGCAAGCTCAGCCAGTGGTTCCTGAAGATCACCGATTTCGCCGACGAGCTGCTCGACGGCCTGGACGCGCTCGATCAGTGGCCGGACAAGGTCAAGCTGATGCAGGGCAACTGGATCGGGCGCAGCCAGGGGCTGACCTTCTCGTTCAAGCTGTCGGATGGCGAAAAGGTCGACGTCTTCACCACGCGGCCGGACACGATGTTCGGCTCGAGCTTCGTCGCCGTCGCCGCCGATCACCCGATTGCGCGCAAGCTGGCCGAGACCAACGCCGAGGCCGCCGCATTCATCGATTTGTGCAAGCGCGGCGGAACGACTGCGGCCGAGCTCGAAACGCAGGAGAAGCTCGGCTTCGCGACTGGCATCACCGCGACGCATCCGCTGGATCCGACGTGGCAATTGCCGGTCTACATCGCGAACTTCGTGCTGATGGAATATGGCACCGGCGCCGTGTTCGGCGTGCCGGCGCACGATCAGCGCGATCTGGACTTCGCGCGCAAATACCGCCTGCCGGTCAAGCGCGTGGTTTCGGACGGCCCGATCGAGGATCCGGTATTCGTCGGCAACGAGGCGTGGACCGGGCCGGGGACCTTGGTGAATTCGCACTTCCTGGATGGCATGGACATCGAGGATGCCAAGCGCATCGTCATCGAACGCGCCGAGAGCGATGGCTGGGGCAAGGGCTCGACCGTGTTCCGCTTGCGCGACTGGGGCGTCAGCCGCCAGCGTTACTGGGGCACGCCGATCCCGATCATCCATTGCGACAAATGCGGTGCAGTACCGGTGCCGCGCGAACAGCTGCCGGTGGTGTTGCCGGAGGATGTCAGCTTCGACGTGCCGGGCAATCCGCTCGATCGTCATACCGGCTGGAATCAGGTCGATTGCCCGTCCTGCGGCGGCGCGGGGCGGCGCGAGACCGACACGCTCGACACGTTCGTCGATTCGTCCTGGTACTTCATCCGCTTCGCCAGCCAGCCCAAGGACAGGCCGTTCGACCGCGCCGTGGCCGAGAAGTGGCTGCCGGTTGGGCAATATATCGGCGGGGTCGAGCACGCGATCCTGCACCTGCTCTATGCGCGTTTCTGGACCCGCGCGCTGAAGCACATCGGCCATCTCGATGTGGCGGAACCGTTCGCCGGGCTGTTCACGCAAGGCATGGTGACGCACGAGACGTATAGCCGGACGGTGGAGACGCTGGGTACCGACGGCGTGGACGTGATCGCCAAGCCGTTGTGGCTGGCGCCGGACGATATCGAGCGCCGCGATGATGGTGTGTTCGACCGCGCAACGGGTGATGCCGTCACCGTCGGGCGCGTCGAGAAGATGTCCAAGTCCAAGAAGAACACCGTCGATCCTGAACCGATCGTCGATCAATATGGCGCAGACGCGGTGCGCTGGTTCATGCTGTCGGATTCGCCGCCCGAGCGCGATCTGCCGTGGAGCGAGAGCGGCATCGAGGGTTGCTGGCGGTTCATTCAGCGGCTGTGGCGGCTGTTCGACGGCGAACGATCCGACGGATCGGGCAGGGATGCGGCGCTGGATCGCAAGCTGCACCAGACGATCGCCGGCATTGCGCTCGACATCGAAGCGCTCGGCTTCAACAAGGCGGTCGCCAAATTGTACGCGCTGGTCAACGATATCGAGAAGGCCAAGCCCTCGGCATCGCGCGACACGGCCATCGCCACCTTGATGCGGCTGGTGGCACCGATGGCGCCGCATCTGGCGGAGGAGGCCTGGTCCTTGGCCGGTAATGACGGCCTGATCGCCGATGCGCCCTGGCCCGAGGTCGATCCGGCGTTGCTGGTCGAGGACGAAGTGACGATCGCGCTGCAAGTGAACGGCAAGCTGCGCGACACAGTGAAGGTCGCCAAGGGCACGCCCAAGGATGCGATGGAGGCGCTGGCGCTCGCCAATGTCAACGTGCAGCGCGTGCTGGATGGCGCAATGCCGAAAAAGATCGTCGTGGTACCCGATCGTCTGGTAAACCTCGTCGCATGA
- the holA gene encoding DNA polymerase III subunit delta — translation MKANTNQIRAAIDAADPSIRLFLLHGPDEAGAQDLATRLARKMGPDAERVDLEPALLKSNPGRLADEAASLSLFGGARHIRISGAGEECLEAFTLLLATERAGNPVVAIAPSLKSSAKLVKLATVARAAMVCAFYMPEGADADKLVSTIAREFGMSTTGDTATRLALATGGDRAIMTRELEKLALFLDADAERPREIDDAALDAIGADIGDAEMSRAIDAAIDGKPDVLGAELARLNEAGVSPIPVLRQLARRLMTLAELRAQLDGGAGVAHVTDGIFFREKAITARALRHWQSPMLTIAIDRVREAERAMMGAATAGSVLAEAAMLAIARQAARQR, via the coding sequence GTGAAGGCCAACACAAACCAGATCCGCGCGGCGATCGATGCCGCCGACCCGTCGATCCGCCTGTTCCTGCTGCATGGGCCCGATGAGGCAGGCGCTCAGGACCTGGCGACGAGGCTGGCGCGCAAGATGGGGCCGGACGCCGAGCGCGTCGACCTCGAGCCCGCCTTGCTCAAGAGCAATCCCGGCCGGCTTGCCGACGAAGCGGCTTCGTTATCGCTGTTCGGCGGCGCGCGGCATATCCGCATTTCGGGCGCAGGCGAGGAATGCCTGGAGGCATTCACCCTCCTGCTGGCGACCGAACGCGCCGGAAACCCGGTCGTGGCGATTGCACCATCGCTCAAGAGCAGCGCCAAGCTGGTCAAGCTCGCCACCGTGGCACGGGCGGCAATGGTCTGCGCGTTCTACATGCCTGAGGGCGCGGACGCGGACAAACTCGTCTCGACCATCGCGCGCGAGTTCGGCATGAGCACGACCGGAGACACCGCGACGCGGCTGGCGCTCGCCACTGGCGGCGACCGCGCGATTATGACTCGCGAGCTGGAGAAACTGGCGCTGTTCCTCGATGCCGATGCCGAGCGGCCACGCGAGATCGACGATGCCGCGCTGGACGCGATCGGCGCGGACATCGGCGATGCCGAGATGAGCCGCGCGATCGATGCGGCGATCGACGGTAAGCCCGACGTGCTCGGGGCGGAGCTCGCACGGCTGAACGAAGCCGGCGTATCGCCGATCCCGGTGCTGCGGCAGCTCGCGCGGCGCTTGATGACGCTGGCCGAGCTGCGCGCGCAATTGGATGGCGGGGCAGGGGTCGCGCATGTCACCGATGGCATCTTCTTCCGCGAGAAAGCGATCACCGCGCGGGCACTCCGACATTGGCAAAGCCCCATGCTGACCATTGCGATCGACCGCGTGCGCGAAGCCGAGCGCGCGATGATGGGCGCCGCCACCGCAGGCAGTGTGCTGGCCGAGGCGGCGATGCTGGCCATCGCACGGCAGGCGGCACGGCAGCGCTGA
- a CDS encoding DUF6489 family protein, with amino-acid sequence MKFNVEVDCTPEEARRMMGLPDLTPVHEKYIASLTGALDGVVQPEMVEGMMRSWAPMSDAGLSFWRQMLETSGKSTG; translated from the coding sequence ATGAAGTTCAATGTCGAGGTCGATTGCACCCCGGAGGAAGCACGCCGCATGATGGGCCTGCCCGACCTGACCCCCGTGCACGAGAAGTACATCGCCTCGCTGACCGGCGCTTTGGACGGCGTCGTCCAGCCGGAGATGGTGGAAGGCATGATGCGCAGCTGGGCCCCGATGAGCGATGCCGGGCTGAGCTTCTGGCGCCAGATGCTCGAGACTTCCGGTAAGTCGACCGGCTGA
- the mnmE gene encoding tRNA uridine-5-carboxymethylaminomethyl(34) synthesis GTPase MnmE has translation MDTIFAVSSGAPPAAIAVLRISGPRACAAASLLCGALPPPRRASLRRLVDPSSAGPLDNALVIVFPGPRTATGEDLVELHLHGGRAVVAAVEASLGAIDGLRRAEPGEFTRRALQAGIIDLSEAEGLGDLLAAETETQRRAALTAAEGGIRRRVEAWLTRLLTIAAQVEAQLDFSDEDDVPEEDESAIADACRQLAGEMTTILAKPPVERLKDGIRIVLAGPPNSGKSTLINALAERDAAIVSSIAGTTRDRIDVPVRRNGIAYLLTDTAGLAEATDDPIEAQGIERARLAIEAADVVLWLGDSDAPPGAIWLRARADEIGRTETGAEFSISVHRALGLDALWSEIERRAAGLLPVLDDVALNARQRDLLSTCTNELLLAARAIDLLMTAEHLRQARNALDAITGRGDTERMLDALFGAFCIGK, from the coding sequence ATGGATACGATCTTCGCGGTGTCGAGCGGCGCTCCGCCTGCCGCCATCGCCGTTTTGCGCATCAGCGGCCCACGCGCTTGCGCAGCCGCGAGCCTGTTGTGCGGCGCGCTTCCCCCACCCCGCCGCGCCTCGCTACGCCGTCTCGTTGATCCTAGCAGCGCTGGGCCCTTGGACAATGCACTGGTCATCGTGTTCCCCGGGCCGAGGACGGCCACGGGAGAGGATCTGGTCGAACTCCACCTCCATGGGGGACGAGCGGTGGTTGCCGCAGTGGAGGCGTCGCTCGGCGCGATCGACGGATTGCGTCGAGCCGAGCCTGGCGAGTTCACGCGGCGTGCCCTGCAGGCGGGGATCATCGATCTGAGCGAGGCAGAAGGCTTGGGCGACTTGCTTGCGGCTGAGACAGAGACGCAACGGCGCGCAGCGTTGACCGCGGCCGAAGGGGGCATTCGTCGGCGCGTAGAGGCTTGGCTGACCCGCCTGTTGACGATTGCAGCACAGGTGGAGGCACAACTCGATTTTTCCGACGAGGACGACGTTCCCGAGGAGGATGAAAGCGCTATTGCCGATGCCTGTCGCCAGCTCGCAGGCGAGATGACGACGATCCTTGCCAAGCCGCCGGTCGAGCGGTTGAAGGATGGCATTCGCATCGTGCTCGCCGGACCTCCGAATAGCGGCAAATCAACCTTGATCAACGCGCTGGCAGAGCGCGACGCCGCGATTGTTTCTTCAATTGCCGGAACGACACGCGACAGGATCGATGTGCCCGTTCGTCGCAACGGCATCGCTTACTTACTGACGGACACAGCCGGCCTGGCGGAAGCGACCGATGATCCGATCGAAGCTCAGGGTATCGAGCGCGCACGTTTGGCCATTGAGGCAGCCGATGTGGTGTTGTGGCTTGGCGACAGCGATGCTCCTCCCGGCGCGATCTGGCTGCGTGCCCGCGCTGACGAAATTGGCCGGACCGAAACGGGAGCAGAATTCTCGATTTCTGTGCACAGGGCATTGGGATTGGATGCGCTCTGGAGCGAGATCGAACGTCGCGCCGCGGGTCTGCTGCCGGTTTTGGATGATGTTGCCCTCAATGCTCGACAGCGTGATCTGCTCTCTACGTGCACCAACGAACTTTTACTTGCCGCGCGAGCTATCGATTTATTGATGACCGCCGAACACCTGCGTCAGGCCCGGAACGCGCTCGACGCGATTACGGGGCGTGGCGATACTGAGCGCATGCTTGACGCGCTGTTCGGCGCGTTTTGCATCGGTAAGTAG
- the lptE gene encoding LPS assembly lipoprotein LptE, protein MKRILSLALLTLTLSGCGLHPLYSGGGSGAVATTLTRIEVAPIQGKSGWLMANALNDRLSAGKTAPAYRLEVRLDDDITGLGVRRDNSIARERRTLRARYQLIDLANGSVLLDATAGSDAGIDVVGSEYATIAAENTALERLAGIVADQIVARVALYAQRTQPQSTAAAPAPQ, encoded by the coding sequence ATGAAGCGCATCCTCAGTCTCGCCCTCCTGACCCTCACGCTATCGGGCTGCGGCCTGCATCCGCTGTACAGCGGCGGCGGATCAGGCGCCGTGGCGACCACGCTGACGCGGATCGAAGTCGCGCCGATCCAGGGCAAGTCCGGCTGGCTGATGGCCAATGCGCTGAACGACCGTCTGTCAGCGGGCAAGACCGCCCCCGCCTATCGCCTGGAAGTACGGCTGGACGACGATATCACGGGCCTGGGCGTACGGCGCGACAACAGTATCGCGCGCGAACGGCGCACGCTGCGCGCACGCTATCAGCTTATCGATCTCGCCAATGGATCGGTCCTGCTGGACGCGACCGCCGGCTCCGATGCCGGTATCGACGTGGTCGGATCGGAATATGCCACCATAGCGGCGGAGAATACCGCGCTTGAACGGCTGGCGGGGATCGTCGCCGATCAGATCGTGGCACGCGTCGCGCTTTATGCGCAGCGGACGCAGCCGCAATCCACGGCTGCCGCACCCGCGCCGCAATGA
- a CDS encoding ParA family protein: MNVIAVANQKGGVGKTTTAINVGTALAATGLNVLIIDLDPQGNASTGLGINRASRGKSTYDILLGEMPVTDAALATCVPKLDIVPANSDLSGAEIELVEYEERTHRLSRALARCESRWDVVLIDCPPSLGLLTLNAMVAANSLLVPLQCEFFALEGLSQLLGTVERIRERFNPGLSILGVALTMYDRRNRLTDQVSNDVRAVLGRVVFDTVIPRNVRLSEAPSHGLPALIYDHRCSGSEAYMALARELIPRLPKSADAAKAA; encoded by the coding sequence ATGAATGTCATTGCGGTGGCGAATCAAAAAGGTGGCGTTGGCAAGACCACCACCGCGATCAATGTGGGGACGGCGCTTGCCGCCACGGGGCTCAATGTATTGATCATTGATCTCGACCCTCAAGGTAACGCGTCGACCGGCCTTGGCATTAATCGCGCCAGCCGCGGCAAGTCGACTTACGATATCCTGCTTGGCGAGATGCCTGTTACCGATGCGGCACTCGCGACCTGCGTGCCCAAGCTCGACATCGTACCTGCCAATTCGGATCTGTCCGGGGCCGAGATAGAGTTGGTCGAATATGAGGAGCGGACGCACCGCTTGAGCCGTGCGCTTGCCCGGTGCGAAAGCCGCTGGGACGTGGTGCTGATCGATTGCCCGCCATCGTTGGGGCTGTTGACGCTCAACGCGATGGTCGCCGCCAATTCTCTGCTCGTACCGCTGCAGTGCGAGTTTTTCGCGTTGGAAGGCCTGAGCCAGTTGCTCGGCACGGTCGAGCGCATCCGCGAGCGCTTCAATCCCGGCCTGTCGATCCTGGGCGTTGCCTTGACGATGTACGATCGCCGCAACCGGCTGACGGACCAGGTGTCGAACGATGTCCGCGCCGTGTTGGGCCGTGTGGTGTTCGACACTGTCATCCCGCGCAACGTCCGCCTTTCCGAAGCGCCGAGCCACGGATTGCCCGCGTTGATCTACGATCATCGCTGCTCGGGATCGGAAGCGTATATGGCACTGGCCCGTGAACTCATTCCGCGCCTGCCCAAGAGCGCCGACGCTGCGAAGGCCGCATGA
- the mnmG gene encoding tRNA uridine-5-carboxymethylaminomethyl(34) synthesis enzyme MnmG has product MNFDVIVIGGGHAGTEAAAAAARRGAKTALISFDPAKIGAMSCNPAIGGLGKGHLVREIDAFDGLIARATDDAGIHYRMLNRSKGSAVQGPRVQADRRLYAAAIQRMLHAQPSLTIVGGEAASLILNDSTVAGVILADGRSISAPAVVLATGTFLGARMFRGEERLTGGRIGEAAASRLAVQLRDARLPMARLKTGTPPRLDGRTIDWAALPEQHSDDEQWTMSPLSPGRIQPQLFCAITRTTQHTHDIIRASLDRSPLFSGAIDGTGPRYCPSIEDKIHRFGDRDGHQIFLEPEGLDDVAIYPNGISTSLPSDVQAAMIRSIPGLERTKIIVPGYAVEYDYIDPRALAPTLEVRALGGLFCAGQINGTTGYEEAAGQGLVAGINAAAHALQLDPLLLDRSSSYLGVMIDDLVLQGVTEPYRMLTARAEYRLRLRADNAETRLGETAAALGVLGNDRRRHQASRQADLFKIAGRLNQPVSAAELIRNGATEIAGEKRSAAAWLRLPGVTVMHVAPSLLGAFDAALIAEAVEDARYAPYIERQSDEVARLRNNDAVVLPLNLDFATIPGLSSEMVERLSMASPTTLGAAGRIRGITPAALTAILLHAKRRAA; this is encoded by the coding sequence ATGAACTTCGACGTTATCGTCATCGGCGGCGGCCATGCGGGGACCGAAGCTGCCGCCGCGGCAGCCAGGCGGGGCGCCAAGACCGCGCTGATAAGCTTCGACCCTGCGAAGATTGGCGCGATGTCCTGCAACCCGGCGATCGGCGGGCTTGGTAAAGGCCATTTGGTGCGCGAGATCGATGCATTCGATGGCTTGATCGCGCGGGCTACGGATGATGCGGGCATCCACTATCGCATGCTCAACCGCAGCAAGGGCAGCGCGGTTCAGGGTCCTCGTGTGCAGGCGGACCGACGGCTTTATGCGGCTGCAATCCAGCGCATGCTACATGCACAGCCTAGCCTCACCATTGTCGGTGGCGAGGCAGCCTCGCTTATCCTGAACGACAGCACAGTCGCGGGCGTGATCCTAGCGGATGGTAGATCGATCAGCGCTCCCGCCGTGGTGCTCGCGACGGGCACCTTTCTCGGCGCGCGTATGTTCCGGGGCGAGGAACGGCTGACGGGAGGACGCATCGGCGAAGCTGCCGCGAGCCGCCTTGCCGTGCAGTTGCGCGACGCACGCTTGCCGATGGCACGTCTGAAGACGGGCACCCCGCCGCGCTTGGACGGTCGGACGATCGACTGGGCCGCGCTACCCGAACAGCATAGCGACGACGAGCAATGGACGATGTCGCCATTGTCGCCCGGCCGAATCCAGCCGCAATTGTTCTGCGCAATCACCCGTACCACGCAACACACGCACGACATCATTCGGGCGAGCCTGGATCGATCGCCCTTGTTCAGCGGCGCGATCGACGGGACTGGCCCGCGATACTGCCCGTCGATCGAGGACAAGATCCACCGCTTCGGTGATCGTGACGGGCATCAGATCTTCCTTGAACCGGAAGGTCTGGACGATGTCGCGATCTATCCGAACGGCATCTCCACATCTCTGCCGAGCGACGTGCAGGCGGCAATGATACGCTCGATCCCTGGCTTGGAGCGCACGAAGATCATCGTGCCCGGTTACGCGGTGGAATATGACTATATTGACCCGCGCGCCTTGGCCCCGACATTGGAGGTGCGCGCGTTGGGCGGCTTGTTCTGCGCCGGTCAGATCAACGGTACGACCGGCTATGAAGAGGCGGCGGGCCAGGGCCTCGTCGCCGGGATCAATGCCGCAGCCCACGCACTGCAGCTCGATCCGCTACTGCTCGATCGATCGAGCAGCTATCTCGGTGTGATGATCGACGATCTCGTTCTGCAAGGGGTGACCGAGCCTTACCGCATGCTGACAGCGCGCGCGGAATATCGCTTGCGGCTGCGCGCTGACAATGCCGAGACCCGGCTGGGGGAAACCGCTGCGGCGCTTGGCGTTTTGGGGAATGACCGCAGACGGCACCAAGCATCACGCCAGGCCGATCTCTTCAAAATAGCTGGGCGATTGAACCAGCCGGTCAGTGCTGCAGAATTGATTCGCAACGGTGCGACTGAGATCGCTGGCGAGAAAAGGTCCGCAGCGGCATGGTTGCGCCTGCCCGGCGTAACGGTGATGCATGTCGCCCCGTCGCTCCTGGGCGCGTTCGATGCTGCGTTGATCGCCGAGGCAGTCGAAGACGCACGCTATGCGCCCTATATCGAGCGGCAGTCGGACGAAGTAGCACGGCTGCGCAACAATGATGCCGTCGTCCTGCCGCTCAACTTGGACTTTGCGACGATCCCAGGACTATCCAGCGAAATGGTAGAGCGATTATCGATGGCCAGCCCGACGACTCTCGGCGCGGCGGGTCGTATTCGCGGCATCACCCCTGCCGCACTGACGGCGATCCTGCTGCACGCCAAGCGACGTGCGGCATGA
- a CDS encoding DUF3576 domain-containing protein has product MIRLPAPMLALFALPLALTACGGRERPSADLAASRVTTIGVNSYLWRASLDTLSFMPLLQTDSNGGVIVTDWYINPAVPTERVKVTVTILDQDLRADGLRVAALREVNQGGQWVAAPVKAATVQKLEDAILTRARDLRRASVAG; this is encoded by the coding sequence ATGATCCGCCTTCCGGCCCCCATGCTTGCCCTGTTCGCGTTGCCGCTTGCCCTGACGGCATGTGGCGGCAGGGAACGGCCGAGCGCCGATCTCGCGGCATCGCGCGTCACCACCATCGGTGTGAATTCGTATCTCTGGCGCGCCAGCCTGGACACGTTGAGCTTCATGCCGCTGCTGCAGACCGATTCGAACGGCGGCGTGATCGTGACCGATTGGTACATCAACCCGGCCGTGCCGACCGAGCGCGTCAAGGTGACGGTGACGATCCTGGATCAGGATCTGCGCGCCGATGGCCTGCGCGTCGCGGCGCTGCGTGAAGTGAACCAAGGCGGGCAGTGGGTTGCCGCACCGGTCAAGGCCGCGACCGTCCAGAAACTCGAAGATGCGATCCTGACGCGCGCCCGCGATCTGCGCCGCGCCTCTGTTGCCGGATAA
- a CDS encoding ParB/RepB/Spo0J family partition protein, whose amino-acid sequence MTDSPAPDNATPMRAKPRSGLGRGLNALLGDIAREEPIGQSESLSPGLRTLPVGSISPHPNQPRRHFDEAALEELATSIAARGLIQPIVVRPHGKGYQIVAGERRWRAAQRARLHEVPVIVRDFDDAATMEVALVENIQRQDLNAIEEAEAYHRLIDDYGHTQEALGKLVHKSRSHIANLLRLLELPQPVQERVVTGDLTMGHARALIGVADVEGLVDQVIAKGLSVRETERLARGAKPEPRGRSAGDGGRDADLAALEHQLGDLLGLQVRIAYGAKGGSLTLNYATLDQLDMLCQRLSGEQI is encoded by the coding sequence ATGACCGACTCCCCTGCACCAGACAATGCCACGCCGATGCGTGCGAAGCCTCGATCTGGACTTGGTCGTGGGCTGAACGCGTTGCTTGGTGATATCGCGCGCGAAGAGCCGATCGGACAGAGCGAGTCGCTGTCTCCAGGACTGCGGACCTTGCCGGTGGGATCGATCAGCCCGCATCCCAATCAGCCGCGGCGACATTTCGACGAAGCGGCGCTGGAGGAACTCGCCACCTCGATCGCGGCGCGCGGGCTGATCCAGCCGATCGTCGTACGCCCGCACGGCAAGGGGTATCAGATCGTCGCCGGGGAGCGTCGCTGGCGCGCCGCGCAGCGCGCCCGGTTGCACGAGGTGCCGGTCATCGTCCGCGATTTCGACGATGCCGCGACGATGGAAGTCGCGCTGGTCGAGAACATCCAGCGCCAGGATCTCAACGCGATCGAAGAGGCGGAGGCGTATCATCGCCTGATCGACGATTACGGTCATACCCAGGAAGCGCTGGGCAAGCTGGTACACAAGTCGCGGAGCCATATCGCCAACCTGTTGCGTCTGTTGGAACTGCCACAGCCGGTGCAGGAGCGCGTCGTCACCGGTGATCTCACCATGGGCCATGCCCGTGCGCTGATCGGTGTTGCCGATGTCGAGGGGCTGGTCGATCAGGTCATCGCCAAGGGCTTGTCGGTGCGCGAGACCGAGCGGCTCGCGCGCGGCGCCAAGCCGGAGCCGCGCGGGCGATCGGCGGGTGATGGTGGGCGCGACGCAGATCTCGCGGCGCTCGAACATCAATTGGGTGACCTGCTCGGCCTGCAGGTGCGCATCGCTTATGGGGCCAAGGGCGGGTCGCTCACGCTCAACTATGCGACGCTCGACCAATTAGACATGCTTTGTCAAAGACTTAGCGGAGAGCAGATTTAA